The following proteins are encoded in a genomic region of Pelodictyon phaeoclathratiforme BU-1:
- a CDS encoding translocation/assembly module TamB domain-containing protein, with product MEQFKHYSLRVLTAFSALLLLLTLTSLIVLNSGMVDRFARERVIALFNEKFYGRLELQELHLKFPNHVTLVNPRVYGPGERLAALEARRISLKFNILSLLQPEIRKISVRRLTADSLNARVVEGKNGKLNLELAFKSRDPDSTKGPLDRIFCKNLRITNGNLSWYGAQGRSGSLPLEVKSITAELSSFTVKKKFLNGTIEKLQLDIPRQHLFLRQASGKFLFSETRSELLGLKVAANRSHAKLSATIDHFNIFSPQRKKELALASSFLNVEELALQSDDLKLFYPPLVLPSGLYTFKGNARGKKEHVELLDALLTLDKSRLAVKGELLNLYNRSAFAYALQCDSSKIAAPLVESFLKEAPLKEIAHKIGDITFLGNAKGTLQAVKGEMTTLSRLGELSLSGEASGVAPDAFTTKGTFALKGCKPHLFLQPESGKSLLNTSGSFEAQGSSREISQLALDMQLTDSFWLNQPIKEGSIVAKYERRLLNSSLFLRNNLTTLNLEGEINWKEGVPHYQASGKSTALDLSKLFAQKVVTTDLNSHFAVQGSGFDPEMLNIATTLQFSPSSINTLQLKDRSKVSVAIVQNATSSQTSIRSDFLDLLAEGDYSFKELMAFGDVAMSALRREIATQNIWQAAPPLPVTGIERLRKAFTVKYSVTAKDISPLVLLFPVQGLTLQGSAEGIASYRNGQCSIGSTINLRRLLSHEDMAVENLSMKADLVCQGNGVPKASVTGRASSITIAGKKAGETTFSGLYTPSSLAGTIELAIPDPLQRLSTTFTVTRGNLNYDLLFSRLSLKDHTGIWQAEENSHLLIGKNAARFNRFTIAKGQQRAVLDGELSNVQPGSFQCTLSHMELNELQRFALDPSLDKLSGTINGSLLVSGSPEAKTSKLTLNGQNIRYEEIMIGTLQATIIHSGKQLRFDLQSHIPKGDSSSGEVKPSMNTLEGSGTIPLAIGYYPLSFRLTEQAPISASFRSDNLSAQFLEYLLPFFESAEGIVPTTLKIEGRTPKPEIYLSSRLSNTLIKIAPTQVSYRLNGEIYVTPKAVELREMTLHDNGSGAGVINGVVRLEQLKPTGLELTGRLNRLLLYNKKDKGDETSFGTITGSTRNIVLRGTLSEPVIEGELRIDAADFSLYRTGANEGTKYVGVEKFIEFIPRYPSAAALESKNGTRTAEPAEFYHSLIDILQIKNLRLSSSEPLKYTVIFDRLRGEQLESSINNLSLMVSKYNQRYQLFGSVNIIGGKYKFSNSNFDLQDGGRISWNSVDIRNGVMDNLYGSKYVTASNQQSGDRDNVKLLLAITGTLNEPQIAMGYYLNEQSLPFASLNMIGGQTSQIDQNAELNVISLLLSKQWYVRPGSSLQSGNLAVSTAGLSAGTGILSSRISRFIQDIGGLESFNVNVGVDKRGALSGLDLYLALSVPGTGGKVRFIGTGSSPVSGESTTADYYGTAQKIEYRITPKVSLEASRSYGQNVSTTSNSNLQKPAETWGVSLSYKERFQTWDQFWKRIFPSSDKKR from the coding sequence GTGGAACAATTTAAACACTATAGCCTCAGAGTGCTGACAGCGTTTTCGGCACTTCTGCTTCTGCTGACGCTCACTTCGCTTATTGTGCTGAACAGCGGCATGGTTGACCGGTTTGCCAGGGAGCGGGTTATCGCTCTTTTTAATGAAAAATTTTATGGGCGCCTTGAGTTGCAGGAGCTGCACCTGAAGTTTCCAAACCATGTTACCCTTGTCAATCCGCGCGTTTATGGCCCGGGGGAGAGGCTGGCAGCTCTGGAAGCAAGGAGGATTTCACTCAAATTCAACATTCTTTCGCTCCTTCAGCCTGAAATCAGAAAAATATCTGTCCGTCGCCTGACGGCTGATTCCCTGAATGCACGGGTTGTTGAGGGAAAGAACGGGAAACTCAATCTTGAACTTGCGTTCAAATCCCGTGACCCTGATTCGACAAAGGGGCCACTCGATCGCATTTTCTGCAAAAACCTGCGCATCACCAACGGAAACCTCTCCTGGTACGGAGCGCAGGGCCGTTCAGGGAGTTTGCCGCTTGAGGTGAAGAGTATAACGGCTGAGCTCTCTTCCTTTACGGTCAAGAAAAAATTTCTGAACGGAACAATTGAAAAACTGCAGCTCGATATCCCCCGGCAGCATCTTTTTCTCCGACAGGCTTCAGGTAAATTTCTCTTTTCTGAAACCCGTTCGGAGCTGCTTGGCTTGAAGGTTGCTGCTAACAGAAGCCATGCGAAGCTCTCGGCCACGATTGATCATTTCAACATTTTTTCACCGCAAAGGAAAAAAGAGCTTGCCCTTGCCTCTTCGTTTCTCAATGTTGAGGAGCTTGCCTTGCAAAGCGATGACCTGAAGCTCTTCTACCCGCCTCTTGTTCTGCCTTCCGGGCTCTATACCTTCAAGGGAAATGCGCGGGGAAAAAAGGAGCATGTTGAGCTCCTCGATGCGCTTCTGACGCTCGACAAAAGCCGCCTGGCCGTCAAGGGTGAGTTGCTGAACCTCTACAACAGGAGCGCCTTTGCTTATGCGCTGCAATGCGACAGCTCAAAAATTGCGGCGCCTCTTGTTGAGTCGTTCCTGAAAGAGGCGCCCCTGAAGGAGATTGCCCACAAAATCGGCGACATTACCTTTCTTGGCAATGCAAAGGGTACCCTGCAAGCGGTCAAGGGGGAGATGACCACTCTCTCCCGGCTCGGAGAGCTCTCGCTGAGTGGCGAGGCCTCAGGGGTGGCGCCGGATGCTTTCACCACCAAAGGCACCTTTGCGTTGAAAGGGTGCAAGCCGCACCTCTTCCTGCAACCGGAGAGCGGAAAAAGCCTGCTGAACACCTCGGGCAGTTTTGAGGCTCAAGGAAGCAGCCGGGAGATCAGCCAGTTGGCGCTTGATATGCAACTGACGGACTCTTTCTGGCTGAATCAGCCCATTAAAGAGGGCTCCATCGTGGCAAAGTATGAGCGCCGGTTGCTCAATAGCTCTCTCTTTTTGCGTAATAATCTGACCACGCTCAATCTTGAGGGTGAGATCAACTGGAAGGAGGGGGTGCCGCACTACCAGGCTTCCGGTAAAAGCACAGCGCTTGATCTGTCGAAACTCTTTGCTCAAAAGGTGGTTACAACCGACCTGAACAGCCATTTTGCGGTGCAGGGGTCAGGATTTGATCCTGAGATGCTCAATATTGCAACCACGTTGCAGTTTTCACCCTCTTCCATTAACACGCTCCAACTGAAAGATCGTTCGAAAGTCTCTGTTGCCATTGTTCAGAATGCCACCTCTTCGCAAACGAGCATCAGAAGCGATTTTCTTGATCTGCTTGCTGAGGGGGATTATAGCTTTAAAGAGCTGATGGCTTTTGGTGATGTTGCCATGTCAGCCCTCAGACGGGAGATAGCGACACAAAATATCTGGCAGGCAGCTCCTCCTCTGCCTGTTACCGGAATAGAGAGGCTCCGGAAGGCTTTCACGGTCAAATACAGCGTCACGGCAAAGGATATCTCACCATTGGTGCTGCTCTTTCCTGTTCAGGGGCTTACCTTGCAGGGAAGCGCTGAGGGAATTGCTTCATACCGTAATGGCCAGTGTTCAATCGGCAGCACAATAAACCTCCGCAGGTTGCTCTCCCATGAGGATATGGCGGTTGAAAATCTCTCCATGAAGGCCGATCTGGTTTGCCAGGGCAACGGGGTTCCGAAAGCCTCTGTAACCGGCAGGGCTTCCTCTATCACCATCGCCGGTAAAAAAGCTGGTGAAACGACCTTTTCCGGCCTCTACACGCCATCGTCTCTTGCAGGTACCATTGAGCTTGCCATACCCGATCCTCTGCAAAGACTCTCAACAACATTTACCGTAACAAGAGGAAACCTCAACTATGACCTCCTCTTTTCGCGCCTCTCCCTGAAAGATCATACCGGTATCTGGCAGGCGGAGGAGAACTCACATCTCCTGATCGGAAAAAACGCTGCCCGCTTCAACCGTTTCACCATCGCCAAAGGTCAGCAGCGGGCCGTATTGGATGGCGAACTGAGCAACGTCCAGCCGGGCAGTTTTCAGTGCACGTTGTCTCATATGGAACTGAATGAACTGCAGCGATTTGCCCTTGATCCCTCTCTCGACAAACTTTCCGGAACCATCAATGGCTCTCTGCTGGTCAGTGGAAGCCCTGAGGCAAAAACAAGCAAGCTTACCCTGAACGGGCAGAATATCCGTTATGAAGAGATCATGATCGGTACCCTGCAGGCAACAATCATCCATAGCGGAAAGCAGCTTCGTTTCGACTTGCAAAGCCACATCCCGAAAGGTGACAGCAGCAGCGGAGAGGTAAAACCCTCCATGAACACTCTTGAAGGCAGCGGAACCATTCCTCTTGCCATCGGCTACTATCCCCTCTCTTTTCGTCTGACGGAACAGGCGCCCATCAGTGCATCGTTTCGTTCTGACAATCTTTCGGCACAGTTTCTTGAGTACCTGCTCCCCTTCTTTGAATCGGCAGAGGGTATTGTGCCGACAACACTCAAAATCGAGGGCAGAACACCGAAACCGGAGATCTATCTGAGCAGCCGCCTGAGCAATACCTTGATTAAAATAGCGCCCACGCAGGTCTCCTACCGCCTCAACGGCGAGATTTATGTCACCCCGAAAGCTGTTGAACTGCGCGAAATGACGCTGCATGACAACGGCAGTGGAGCGGGTGTCATCAATGGAGTGGTGCGACTTGAACAACTCAAACCAACGGGGCTGGAGCTCACGGGCCGATTGAACAGGCTCCTCCTGTACAATAAAAAAGACAAGGGAGATGAGACCTCGTTCGGCACCATCACCGGTTCTACCCGTAATATTGTGCTTCGCGGCACGCTCTCCGAACCCGTTATCGAAGGTGAGCTGAGGATTGATGCCGCTGATTTCTCACTCTACCGAACGGGAGCAAATGAGGGGACAAAGTATGTGGGTGTTGAAAAGTTTATTGAATTTATACCCCGATACCCTTCAGCAGCAGCTTTGGAGAGCAAAAACGGGACAAGAACAGCAGAACCTGCAGAGTTTTATCACTCTCTGATCGATATCCTGCAGATAAAAAACCTGCGGCTCAGCAGTAGTGAACCACTCAAGTATACGGTTATTTTTGATCGCCTCAGAGGCGAACAGCTTGAATCGTCCATCAACAACCTCTCACTGATGGTGAGTAAATACAACCAGCGCTATCAGCTCTTTGGTTCGGTCAATATTATTGGCGGCAAATACAAATTTTCCAACTCGAACTTTGATTTGCAGGATGGAGGAAGAATAAGCTGGAACAGTGTCGATATCCGGAACGGCGTGATGGATAATCTCTATGGCAGTAAATATGTAACCGCATCAAACCAGCAGAGCGGTGATCGCGATAATGTAAAACTGCTGCTTGCCATTACCGGTACACTGAATGAGCCTCAGATCGCCATGGGCTACTACCTTAATGAGCAGTCGCTGCCCTTTGCATCGCTCAACATGATCGGCGGGCAGACGAGCCAGATCGACCAGAACGCGGAGCTGAATGTTATCTCTCTGCTGCTCTCCAAACAGTGGTATGTCCGGCCGGGCAGCAGCCTGCAAAGCGGAAATCTTGCCGTTTCAACCGCTGGCCTCTCAGCCGGTACCGGAATTTTGTCGTCAAGGATTTCACGCTTCATTCAGGATATCGGTGGACTTGAAAGTTTCAATGTCAATGTTGGCGTCGATAAACGCGGCGCCTTGAGCGGACTCGACCTTTACCTTGCTCTCAGTGTTCCGGGTACGGGCGGAAAAGTGCGCTTTATCGGGACGGGAAGCTCTCCCGTCAGCGGGGAGTCAACTACTGCAGATTATTACGGTACGGCTCAGAAGATTGAGTACCGTATTACTCCAAAAGTCTCTCTTGAGGCCTCCCGTTCTTATGGGCAGAATGTCAGTACAACTTCGAACAGCAATCTGCAGAAGCCTGCCGAGACCTGGGGAGTGAGCCTCTCCTACAAAGAGCGTTTCCAAACCTGGGATCAATTCTGGAAACGCATCTTCCCCTCTTCCGACAAGAAGAGATAA
- the coaBC gene encoding bifunctional phosphopantothenoylcysteine decarboxylase/phosphopantothenate--cysteine ligase CoaBC, producing the protein MLRGKNIIVGICGGIAAYKIPQLVRLLKKQGANVRVALTEGGARFVSELALATVSEERVYRKILPPLEEEGMDFTRHISLGEWADALVIAPATANTLARLSAGLCDDMLAALFLTLRPAKPVLIFPAMDGQMFLSPSVQRNIATLAAQGCLVTNPESGELASGQCGVGRMPEPEAILAALEAALHNSGSSPLQGKSVVITAGPTREKIDGVRFISNYSSGKMGFAIARAAEKRGALVTLITGPVHLPAPPGVERLDVESALEMNAAAEVFFGKCDLFIGAAAVSDYRPATPIEGKIKKGAENIELTLVKNPDILAGFGRQKSSAQLAVGFALETRTGLDNARKKLAEKNLDLIAFNYFDRKNSGFDVDTNILTLIGCDGMTTELPLLTKDAAAEKLLDAIEQLCLERALNL; encoded by the coding sequence ATCTTGAGGGGAAAAAACATCATCGTTGGCATTTGCGGAGGCATTGCTGCCTATAAAATACCGCAATTGGTCAGGCTGTTAAAAAAACAGGGGGCCAACGTCAGGGTGGCGCTGACGGAGGGTGGCGCCCGTTTTGTGAGTGAACTCGCACTTGCAACCGTTTCGGAAGAGAGGGTCTATCGCAAAATCCTGCCCCCGCTGGAGGAGGAGGGGATGGATTTCACGCGCCATATCTCTCTTGGGGAGTGGGCCGATGCCCTTGTTATCGCACCGGCTACGGCAAATACGCTTGCAAGGCTTAGTGCAGGTCTTTGCGACGATATGCTTGCCGCTCTTTTTCTGACGCTTCGTCCAGCCAAACCGGTGCTGATTTTTCCGGCCATGGATGGCCAGATGTTTCTGTCACCCTCGGTACAGCGGAATATAGCAACCCTTGCAGCCCAGGGCTGCCTTGTCACCAACCCTGAAAGCGGTGAGCTTGCCTCAGGGCAGTGTGGCGTTGGCCGAATGCCCGAGCCCGAGGCCATCCTTGCCGCTCTTGAGGCGGCGCTGCACAACTCCGGAAGCTCTCCGCTTCAGGGAAAATCGGTCGTGATCACAGCAGGGCCAACTCGCGAAAAAATTGATGGCGTCCGTTTCATCTCCAACTACTCTTCGGGAAAAATGGGTTTTGCCATCGCTCGTGCTGCCGAAAAACGCGGAGCCCTCGTCACGCTCATTACCGGACCGGTTCATCTTCCTGCACCTCCCGGCGTAGAGCGTCTTGATGTTGAAAGCGCTCTGGAAATGAACGCTGCTGCCGAAGTTTTTTTCGGAAAATGCGACCTCTTTATCGGCGCGGCTGCCGTCTCCGACTATCGCCCCGCAACACCCATTGAGGGAAAAATTAAAAAGGGTGCTGAGAATATTGAGCTGACCCTTGTTAAAAATCCGGATATCCTTGCCGGATTTGGTCGGCAGAAAAGCTCCGCTCAGCTTGCGGTGGGATTTGCCCTTGAAACCCGCACAGGCCTGGATAATGCACGCAAAAAACTGGCAGAAAAAAATCTTGACCTTATTGCCTTTAATTACTTCGATCGCAAAAATTCGGGTTTTGATGTCGATACAAATATTCTTACCCTGATAGGATGCGATGGGATGACAACGGAGCTCCCTCTGCTGACCAAAGATGCTGCTGCTGAAAAACTTCTTGACGCCATAGAACAGCTTTGCCTCGAAAGAGCCCTTAACCTCTGA
- a CDS encoding uracil-DNA glycosylase translates to MPPVSCVEEPASSSQELALLFETARKCRKCQLAETRLNFVFGEGDPAAKLAVIGEAPGAEEDASGRPFVGRSGQLLDKILQAAGFNRPEVYICNILKCRPPGNRNPLPDEIENCIPWLLEQLQIVNPKVILILGKVAANTIFENKLSLGSMRGKAIKWKGYDCFITYHPAALLRNPEWKRGCWDDIQLMMRHYATICCQNNCT, encoded by the coding sequence ATGCCACCTGTTTCATGTGTAGAAGAGCCAGCTTCATCATCGCAGGAGCTTGCTCTGCTCTTCGAAACTGCCAGGAAATGCAGAAAGTGCCAGCTTGCTGAAACAAGACTGAACTTTGTTTTTGGTGAGGGAGACCCTGCAGCAAAACTTGCCGTTATCGGCGAGGCTCCAGGAGCCGAAGAGGACGCTTCAGGCAGGCCCTTTGTTGGACGTTCAGGCCAGCTCCTCGATAAAATCCTGCAGGCTGCCGGATTCAATCGGCCAGAGGTCTATATTTGCAATATCCTGAAATGCCGCCCCCCCGGAAACCGTAACCCTTTACCGGATGAGATTGAGAACTGTATCCCCTGGCTTTTGGAACAGTTGCAGATAGTCAATCCAAAAGTGATTCTGATTCTCGGCAAGGTTGCGGCAAACACCATTTTTGAAAACAAGCTCTCTCTGGGCTCCATGAGAGGAAAGGCAATAAAATGGAAGGGGTATGACTGTTTTATTACCTATCATCCGGCGGCTTTGCTGCGTAACCCTGAGTGGAAAAGGGGATGCTGGGATGACATTCAATTGATGATGCGCCATTATGCGACAATCTGCTGCCAGAATAACTGTACCTGA
- the dnaB gene encoding replicative DNA helicase, giving the protein MIKKAPPAIDFSKDIDFSKESRLPPYSTEIEQEVLACILLEDEPIEQVIQIFGDNGEEVFYERRHQIIFKAMMQLYHKRQALDIITVSEELLKMNELEPVGGRHYLAELSGKVISAANIEYYARLAKEKYLYRRMISISAKISGVAYSSSMDIFDLVEHASQQFFNISQAGIKKKASLIKELIKNGIHMLESLRASQSSVTGVGSGFSELDQLTAGFQPSDMIIIAARPSAGKTALALAVARNAAVDFDTPVLFFSLEMAEVQLAIRLMCAEAYVESQLVRTGRITPEMMGRIINSMDKLNEAKLFIDDTAGISIMELAAKTRRMKQEHNIGMVVVDYLQLVTPVRDGRTNREQEIAQISRSLKALAKELNIPVIALAQLNRSVEQRSGDRRPQLSDLRESGSIEQDADVVMFLSRPEMYGKQTFEDGSSTKDVVEIVIGKQRNGPIGDIRLLFLKNYGRFQSTANSYVTGGEGSTASGNQDHHTAALPEAGKSVITQFISQDDAPF; this is encoded by the coding sequence ATGATCAAGAAAGCGCCGCCTGCCATAGATTTCAGCAAGGATATCGATTTCAGCAAGGAGAGCCGTTTGCCTCCCTACTCAACGGAAATTGAGCAGGAGGTTCTTGCCTGTATTCTGCTTGAAGATGAGCCGATTGAACAGGTGATCCAGATTTTCGGCGATAACGGTGAGGAGGTCTTTTATGAGCGGCGCCACCAGATTATTTTCAAGGCGATGATGCAGCTCTACCATAAACGGCAGGCTCTCGACATTATTACAGTCAGCGAGGAGTTGCTGAAAATGAACGAGCTTGAGCCCGTCGGCGGACGCCACTACCTGGCTGAACTTTCGGGCAAGGTAATCAGCGCTGCAAATATTGAATATTATGCGCGTCTGGCAAAGGAGAAGTACCTGTACCGGCGCATGATCTCCATTTCGGCTAAAATTTCCGGTGTAGCCTACAGCTCATCGATGGATATTTTCGATCTTGTCGAACATGCCTCACAGCAGTTTTTCAATATCTCCCAGGCTGGTATCAAAAAGAAGGCATCGCTGATCAAGGAACTGATCAAAAATGGTATCCATATGCTTGAGAGCCTCAGGGCATCTCAATCTTCCGTCACTGGCGTTGGATCGGGATTTTCCGAGCTTGATCAGCTTACAGCCGGATTTCAGCCCTCCGACATGATTATCATTGCAGCAAGACCTTCGGCGGGAAAAACGGCGCTGGCGCTTGCTGTCGCCCGTAATGCTGCCGTGGATTTCGACACCCCGGTGCTTTTTTTCAGTCTTGAAATGGCTGAGGTACAGTTGGCCATCAGGCTTATGTGTGCTGAAGCCTATGTTGAGTCGCAGCTTGTCCGAACGGGCCGGATAACGCCTGAGATGATGGGCCGAATCATCAACAGCATGGACAAGCTCAATGAAGCGAAGCTTTTTATTGACGATACCGCCGGTATCTCCATTATGGAACTTGCCGCAAAAACCCGCAGGATGAAGCAGGAACACAATATTGGCATGGTTGTTGTTGATTACCTGCAGTTGGTCACACCGGTCAGGGATGGCAGAACAAACCGCGAACAGGAGATTGCACAGATATCCCGCTCGCTGAAGGCGCTGGCAAAGGAGCTGAATATTCCCGTCATCGCCCTGGCACAGCTCAACCGTTCTGTCGAACAGCGCTCAGGAGACCGCAGGCCTCAGCTCAGTGACCTCAGGGAGTCGGGCTCTATTGAACAGGATGCTGATGTGGTCATGTTCCTTTCCAGACCGGAAATGTATGGCAAACAGACTTTCGAGGATGGCTCATCGACAAAAGATGTGGTCGAAATAGTCATCGGCAAGCAGCGAAATGGCCCGATCGGAGATATACGATTGTTGTTCCTGAAAAATTATGGCCGTTTTCAATCCACAGCCAACAGCTATGTTACCGGTGGCGAAGGATCGACAGCTTCCGGAAATCAGGATCATCATACAGCCGCATTGCCGGAAGCAGGAAAATCAGTTATCACCCAGTTTATCTCTCAAGACGACGCACCTTTTTAA